In Pseudomonas sp. ADAK18, a single window of DNA contains:
- a CDS encoding C40 family peptidase, whose protein sequence is MFKSSLCLLFLCLISVSSFANIQPRASSLNGLGVVLTGVPQPSIDNVIDRAHGLLGTPYKLGGASVGQGFDCSGLLVYLFKTEANIQLPRTTAAMHRSTAATVKRDALKPGDAVFFRGNGRGQISHVGLYIGGGKFIHSPRTGKNIRIDSLANSYWKKNYTTAKRFHVVR, encoded by the coding sequence ATGTTCAAATCATCCTTATGTTTACTTTTCCTGTGTCTGATCAGTGTTTCGTCTTTCGCGAATATTCAGCCGCGTGCCTCCTCCTTGAACGGGTTGGGGGTTGTGCTGACAGGCGTACCGCAGCCCTCTATCGACAATGTGATCGACCGCGCCCACGGGTTGCTGGGCACACCCTATAAGCTGGGTGGCGCATCGGTGGGCCAGGGCTTCGATTGCAGCGGCTTATTGGTCTATCTGTTCAAGACCGAGGCTAATATTCAACTGCCCCGCACCACGGCGGCGATGCACCGTTCAACGGCAGCCACGGTCAAGCGCGACGCGCTGAAGCCAGGCGATGCGGTGTTTTTCAGGGGTAATGGACGTGGCCAGATCAGCCATGTCGGTCTTTATATAGGCGGCGGCAAGTTCATTCATTCGCCCCGCACCGGCAAGAACATCCGTATCGACTCTTTAGCCAACAGCTACTGGAAGAAGAACTACACCACCGCCAAGCGTTTTCACGTGGTGCGCTGA
- a CDS encoding AsmA family protein: MTRTRKILTWSCASFVLLIAVVVLVLVFFDWNRIKPPLNAKVSEELHRPFAINGNLAVIWQREPDEGGWRAWIPWPHVVAEDLTLGNPEWSKKPQMVTLKRVELRVSPLPLLAQRVVIPRIDLTEPSAELQRLADGRANWTFKFDPKDPNAEPSNWVVDIGAIGFDKGHVTLDDQTLKTQLDVVIELLGKPIPFNEIVGDADAKKALEKGSAPQDYAFGLKVKGQYHGQKLAGTGKIGGLLALQDAAKPFPLQAQVKIADTSVALAGTLTDPLNLGALDLRLKLSGSSLGNLYPLTGVTLPDSPAYATDGHLIAKLHEVGGASFRYENFNGKIGNSDIHGDLAYVASQPRPKLSGTLVSNQLLMADLAPLIGADSNAKQKARGGESKQPATKVLPVEEFRTERWRDMDADVEFTGKRIVHSTELPFTDLYTHLVLNDGELSLEPLRFGVAGGKLDAQIRLNGRITPLEGRARLTARNFKLKQLFPTFEPMKTSFGELNGDADISGRGNSVAALLGTSNGDLKMLINDGAISRGLMEIAGLNVGNYVVGKMFGDKEVKINCAAADFGIKTGLATTRLFVFDTENAIIYIDGTANMASEQLDLTITPESKGFRLFSLRSPLYVSGPFIKPNAGVKAVPLMLRGAGMVALGLIAGPAAGLLALVAPSGDVPNQCAPLLQQMKEGKAPKTVKG, from the coding sequence ATGACGCGCACTCGTAAAATTCTCACCTGGAGCTGCGCCAGCTTCGTTCTACTAATCGCCGTCGTGGTGTTGGTCCTGGTGTTTTTTGACTGGAACCGAATCAAACCGCCCCTCAATGCCAAAGTCTCCGAAGAGCTGCATCGCCCCTTTGCCATCAATGGCAATCTGGCGGTGATCTGGCAGCGCGAGCCCGACGAAGGCGGTTGGCGTGCCTGGATTCCCTGGCCCCACGTGGTGGCCGAAGACCTGACCCTGGGCAATCCCGAATGGTCGAAAAAGCCGCAGATGGTCACCCTCAAGCGCGTAGAACTACGCGTTTCGCCCTTGCCGCTGCTGGCTCAACGCGTGGTCATCCCGCGTATCGACCTTACTGAGCCGAGTGCCGAGCTGCAGCGCCTGGCCGACGGCCGCGCCAACTGGACCTTCAAGTTCGACCCCAAAGACCCCAACGCCGAACCCTCCAATTGGGTGGTGGACATTGGCGCCATCGGTTTCGACAAGGGCCATGTGACCCTTGATGATCAAACCCTCAAGACTCAGCTTGATGTGGTGATCGAGTTACTAGGCAAGCCGATCCCGTTCAACGAGATTGTGGGTGACGCCGATGCCAAAAAGGCCTTGGAAAAGGGCTCGGCCCCCCAGGACTATGCCTTCGGCCTCAAGGTCAAGGGTCAGTATCACGGCCAGAAACTCGCCGGCACCGGCAAGATTGGCGGCCTGCTGGCCTTGCAGGACGCCGCCAAGCCATTCCCGTTGCAAGCCCAAGTGAAGATCGCCGACACCAGTGTTGCCTTGGCTGGCACCCTGACGGATCCGTTGAACCTCGGTGCTCTGGACCTGCGCCTGAAACTTTCCGGCAGCAGCCTGGGCAACCTCTACCCGCTGACCGGCGTCACCCTGCCGGACTCGCCGGCCTATGCCACAGACGGCCACCTGATCGCCAAGCTGCATGAGGTGGGCGGCGCATCGTTCCGCTATGAGAACTTCAACGGCAAGATCGGCAACAGCGATATTCACGGCGACCTCGCTTACGTCGCGAGTCAGCCCCGCCCCAAGTTGAGCGGAACGTTGGTGTCCAATCAACTGTTGATGGCTGACCTTGCGCCCTTGATCGGCGCCGACTCCAACGCCAAGCAAAAAGCCCGTGGCGGCGAGAGCAAACAGCCGGCGACCAAGGTGTTGCCAGTGGAGGAGTTCCGTACCGAGCGGTGGCGCGATATGGATGCCGATGTGGAATTCACCGGCAAGCGCATCGTCCATAGTACTGAATTGCCGTTTACTGATCTCTACACACATTTGGTGTTGAACGATGGCGAGCTGAGCCTGGAACCCCTGCGCTTTGGCGTGGCCGGTGGCAAGCTTGATGCGCAGATTCGCTTGAATGGCCGGATCACCCCGCTGGAAGGTCGTGCGCGGCTGACCGCGCGTAATTTCAAGCTCAAGCAGTTGTTCCCGACCTTTGAACCGATGAAAACCAGCTTCGGTGAGCTCAACGGTGATGCGGATATTTCTGGTCGCGGCAATTCGGTGGCGGCGTTGCTGGGCACTTCCAACGGCGATCTGAAGATGCTGATCAACGACGGTGCTATCAGCCGCGGGCTGATGGAAATCGCCGGGCTGAACGTCGGTAACTACGTGGTCGGCAAAATGTTTGGCGACAAGGAAGTGAAGATCAACTGCGCAGCGGCGGACTTCGGTATCAAGACCGGCTTGGCCACCACCCGGCTGTTTGTGTTTGATACCGAGAACGCAATCATTTACATCGATGGCACGGCGAACATGGCCAGCGAGCAGTTGGATCTGACGATTACGCCTGAATCCAAGGGCTTCCGCCTGTTTTCCCTGCGTTCACCGTTGTACGTCAGCGGGCCGTTTATCAAGCCGAATGCCGGGGTGAAGGCTGTACCGTTGATGCTGCGCGGTGCGGGGATGGTGGCGCTGGGGTTGATTGCCGGGCCGGCTGCGGGTCTGTTGGCACTGGTTGCGCCGAGCGGCGATGTGCCGAACCAATGCGCGCCGTTGCTGCAGCAGATGAAGGAAGGCAAGGCCCCGAAGACCGTGAAAGGCTAA
- a CDS encoding FMN-dependent NADH-azoreductase, with translation MKKMLAIHASPRGERSHSRRLAEVFLDVWQTANPEAQLTRREVGRASIPHVSEAFVAANFYPEPQARPLAMQADLQLSDELVGELIEHELLVISVPMYNFGIPSGLKAWVDQIVRMGLTFDVDQDSQGIAQYQRLLVGKKALIITSRGGNGFGPGGENEAMNHADPHLRTVLGFIGIDDITVIAAEGEESVAEAFRRSSDEAERQLRDLARSF, from the coding sequence ATGAAAAAAATGCTTGCGATCCATGCCAGTCCCCGTGGCGAACGTTCCCACTCCCGGCGCTTGGCCGAAGTTTTTCTCGACGTCTGGCAAACCGCCAATCCCGAGGCGCAACTGACGCGTCGTGAAGTTGGGCGGGCCTCCATTCCCCATGTCAGCGAAGCCTTTGTCGCGGCGAATTTTTACCCAGAACCCCAAGCCCGTCCCCTGGCCATGCAGGCCGATTTGCAGTTGAGCGATGAATTGGTGGGGGAGTTGATCGAGCACGAGTTGCTGGTGATTTCCGTGCCGATGTACAACTTCGGCATCCCCAGCGGCCTCAAGGCTTGGGTCGACCAGATCGTGCGTATGGGCCTGACCTTTGATGTCGACCAAGACAGCCAGGGCATCGCCCAGTATCAGCGTTTGCTGGTGGGCAAGAAGGCGTTGATCATCACCAGCCGTGGCGGCAACGGGTTTGGTCCGGGAGGCGAGAACGAGGCGATGAACCACGCTGATCCGCACTTGCGCACGGTGTTGGGTTTTATCGGTATCGACGACATTACGGTGATTGCCGCCGAGGGTGAAGAGTCTGTCGCCGAGGCTTTCCGTCGCTCCAGCGATGAGGCCGAGCGCCAGTTACGCGACCTCGCGCGGAGCTTCTGA
- a CDS encoding bacterioferritin → MTDMHLSDVSTLRERARKNVENGAVTEGYDADRQEILRLLNESLATELVCVLRYKRHYFMANGVKAHVAAEEFLEHANQESEHADKLAERIVQLGGEPEFNPDLLSKNSHAQYVAGKNLKEMVYEDLVAERIAVDSYREIIQYIGDKDPTTRRIFEDILAQEEEHADDMADILQDL, encoded by the coding sequence ATGACTGACATGCATTTGTCCGACGTAAGCACCCTGCGTGAACGCGCCCGCAAGAACGTCGAAAACGGCGCCGTGACCGAAGGCTACGACGCTGACCGCCAGGAAATCCTGCGTTTGCTCAACGAGTCGCTGGCCACTGAGTTGGTCTGTGTACTGCGCTACAAACGTCACTACTTCATGGCCAACGGCGTTAAAGCCCATGTCGCCGCCGAAGAGTTCCTGGAGCACGCCAACCAGGAGTCCGAACATGCCGACAAGCTAGCCGAACGTATCGTGCAACTGGGCGGCGAGCCGGAATTCAATCCGGACCTGCTGTCCAAGAACTCCCACGCGCAATACGTCGCGGGCAAAAACCTGAAGGAAATGGTTTACGAAGACCTGGTTGCCGAGCGGATTGCCGTGGACAGCTATCGCGAGATCATCCAGTACATCGGCGACAAAGACCCGACCACCCGCCGGATCTTCGAAGACATCCTGGCCCAGGAAGAAGAACACGCCGATGACATGGCGGATATTCTGCAGGATCTGTAA
- a CDS encoding LysR substrate-binding domain-containing protein: MEPHMFASLPLTALRAFESASRLLSFKAAAHELSVSPTAVSHQIRTLETWLGVPLFERLPRQVRLTEGGERLFHSLHGALLEVAQSVDTLRPQRSAGNLTLSTTPAFAALWLVPRLGRFYAAHPGISLRLDTNCDVVDLQQDASIDLVIRYSLDDYLNLYGLCLFDECFAVYGSPEQVALASERPPTLISVRWHNSKLYALGWRAWCEKAGEDWLQHASPMREYDEEHYALQAAIAGQGLVLASNILVSESVTSGLLVPYRAQVSVDGAGYSALCVPGRERHPPVRAFFQWLQEEARLSGHAL; this comes from the coding sequence ATGGAGCCTCACATGTTCGCCTCACTGCCCCTGACCGCCCTGCGCGCCTTTGAGTCGGCCTCACGCCTGTTGAGCTTCAAAGCTGCCGCCCACGAGTTGTCGGTGTCGCCGACGGCGGTTTCCCATCAGATTCGCACGTTGGAAACCTGGCTCGGCGTGCCATTGTTCGAACGCCTGCCGCGCCAGGTGCGCCTTACCGAAGGTGGCGAGCGGCTGTTCCACAGTTTGCACGGCGCCTTGCTGGAAGTGGCGCAAAGTGTCGATACCCTGCGTCCGCAGCGCAGCGCCGGCAACCTCACCCTGTCCACCACGCCGGCGTTCGCCGCCCTGTGGCTGGTGCCACGATTGGGGCGTTTCTACGCAGCCCATCCAGGGATCAGCCTGCGTCTGGACACGAACTGCGACGTGGTGGATTTGCAGCAGGACGCCAGCATCGACCTGGTGATTCGCTACAGCCTCGACGACTACCTGAACCTGTACGGCCTGTGCCTGTTCGATGAGTGTTTTGCGGTCTATGGCTCACCCGAACAGGTCGCGCTGGCGAGTGAACGGCCACCGACTTTGATCAGCGTGCGCTGGCACAACTCCAAACTCTACGCCCTGGGTTGGCGGGCCTGGTGCGAAAAAGCCGGCGAAGATTGGTTGCAACATGCCTCGCCGATGCGCGAATACGATGAAGAGCACTACGCCCTGCAAGCGGCGATTGCCGGTCAGGGCCTGGTACTGGCCAGCAATATCCTGGTTTCGGAAAGCGTCACCAGCGGTTTGCTGGTGCCTTATCGAGCGCAGGTCAGCGTCGACGGCGCCGGCTACAGCGCGCTGTGCGTGCCCGGTCGCGAGCGACATCCGCCGGTCAGGGCGTTTTTCCAGTGGTTACAGGAGGAGGCGCGGCTGTCAGGACACGCGCTGTAA
- a CDS encoding TetR family transcriptional regulator: MLPRAEQKQQTRLALMDAARHLMECGRGFGSLSLREVAKTAGIVPTGFYRHFDDMDQLGLVLVSEVGQTFRATIRLVRHNEFVMGGIIDASVRIFLDVVAANRSQFLFLAREQYGGCLAVRQAIGALREDITSDLAADLTLMPKLQHLDAEGLHVMADLIVKSVFATLPDIIDLPAEALPAHLTPQAKITQQLRFIFIGLKHWQGLGSTE; this comes from the coding sequence ATGCTGCCCCGCGCTGAACAGAAGCAACAGACCCGCCTTGCCTTGATGGACGCAGCCCGCCATCTGATGGAGTGTGGCCGAGGGTTTGGCAGCTTGAGCCTGCGGGAAGTCGCAAAAACCGCCGGCATCGTGCCCACCGGTTTCTACCGTCACTTTGACGATATGGATCAATTGGGCCTGGTATTGGTCAGCGAAGTGGGCCAGACCTTCCGCGCCACCATTCGCCTGGTGCGCCACAATGAATTCGTCATGGGCGGCATTATCGATGCCTCGGTGCGGATCTTTCTCGACGTGGTGGCCGCCAATCGCTCGCAGTTCCTGTTCCTGGCGCGCGAACAATACGGTGGTTGCCTGGCGGTTCGCCAAGCCATCGGCGCCTTGCGTGAAGACATTACCTCAGACCTTGCAGCCGACCTGACCCTGATGCCCAAGCTCCAGCACCTGGACGCCGAAGGTTTGCACGTCATGGCCGACCTGATCGTCAAAAGCGTGTTCGCCACCCTCCCCGACATCATCGACCTACCCGCCGAAGCCCTGCCGGCGCACCTTACGCCCCAGGCCAAGATCACCCAGCAACTGCGTTTTATCTTTATCGGTCTCAAGCACTGGCAAGGGCTGGGCAGCACTGAGTAA